In Salvelinus fontinalis isolate EN_2023a chromosome 25, ASM2944872v1, whole genome shotgun sequence, one genomic interval encodes:
- the LOC129823250 gene encoding patched domain-containing protein 3-like encodes MAGCNTDCVEKPMARGFEILGRFVGRHPWCFIILPMLISACLGGGFYFLADREANGIEEMFTPMNGPAKDERRVVKEYFPQNDNEFSRLRLYTEGTFASLIIVTPTANILTIPAFTKIVDIDREVKAIEVGTFNFSNLCVKKGDVCVSNSIFDIVKTPNVTTTTIDYPYHDNIFIASEIGGVKLKTGSTEIESAKAIRLFYFLKEDNQTVTTMWLQKFIETASMMQQEEGMTISYFTSISREEEFEKSSDSIIPLFSLTYALAITFSITSCIRLDCVRNKVWVATFGVLSAGMAVLSSFGLLLYCGMPFAMTVATAPFLILGIGVDDMFIMISCWQQTQVHGDVEDRMAATYKEAAVSITITTLTDALAFYIGLLTPFGSVQSFCMYTGTAVLFCYLYNITFFGAFLALNGRREKSNRHWLTCMKVPEPVENSEKYNICCVGGAYDHGTGKEEPMPINNFFKTYYGPFLTNNWTKGFVILLYAGYLGSSIYGCFQIKEGIDLKNLAADSSYVGSYYDNEDEFFSEYGPNVMVVVTDSEFQYWNESARNSLDVCLKSFEDLKLDGRSLIAKDMTLSWLHIYVNSRAVTNPNDQTVFMNSLPAFLQPSGFTQDVNFTDNTIYASRMFIQTVNVSTAVDEKNMLNELRETANDCPVKLVVYHPAFIYFDQYAVIVSNTIQNIVVATLAMLVISLLLIPNPICSLWVTFAIASVIVGVAGFMAFWHVNLDSVSMINLIICIGFSVDFSAHISYAFVSSNKRTANEKAIDAVYHLGYPIIQGAVSTILGVVALCAAESYIFRTFFKIMFLVISFGVLHGIVFIPVFLTFFGICGDKVGNKEDVKGRPITLSQIGHMLVTQTR; translated from the exons ATGGCTGGGTGCAACACAGACTGCGTTGAGAAGCCTATGGCAAGGGGATTTGAAATACTTGGGCGTTTTGTTGGTAGACACCCCTGGTGTTTTATTATTCTTCCAATGTTGATTTCTGCGTGTCTTGGCGGAGGATTTTACTTCCTTGCGGACAGAGAAGCAAACGGCATTGAAGAGATGTTTACACCTATGAATGGACCGGCGAAAGACGAACGACGAGTAGTTAAAGAATACTTTCCACAGAATGATAACGAATTCTCTCGTTTGCGGCTCTATACTGAAGGGACCTTTGCATCTCTCATAATTGTTACGCCTACAGCAAATATCCTCACAATTCCTGCTTTTACTAAAATTGTTGATATTGACAGGGAAGTGAAAGCCATTGAAGTAGGAACATTTAATTTCTCAAACCTTTGTGTTAAGAAAGGTGATGTGTGCGTGTCAAATTCAATCTTTGATATTGTAAAAACTCCCAATGTTACCACAACAACTATTGATTACCCGTATCATGACAACATTTTCATCGCATCTGAAATTGGTGGTGTGAAACTGAAAACTGGGTCAACTGAAATTGAAAGCGCAAAGGCAATTCGACTTTTTTACTTCTTAAAAGAAGACAACCAGACTGTAACTACGATGTGGCTGCAGAAGTTTATAGAGACTGCGTCGATGATGCAACAAGAAGAAGGC ATGACCATATCTTACTTTACATCAATATCAAGAGAAGAAGAGTTTGAGAAGAGCTCTGACTCCATCATTCCCCTCTTCTCATTGACCTATGCCCTGGCCATCACTTTTTCAATCACATCTTGTATAAG GTTGGACTGTGTTAGGAACAAGGTGTGGGTGGCGACCTTTGGTGTCCTCTCAGCTGGTATGGCAGTGTTGTCCAGTTTTGGGTTGTTGCTGTACTGTGGGATGCCCTTCGCTATGACTGTGGCAACAGCTCCATTCCTGATTCTGG GAATTGGTGTTGACGACATGTTCATCATGATTTCTTGCTGGCAGCAGACTCAAGTTCATGGCGACGTAGAGGATCGTATGGCGGCTACATACAAAGAGGCAGCTGTTTCTATCACCATCACAACACTAACTGATGCCCTGGCTTTCTATATTGGTCTGTTAACTCCCTTTGGTTCTGTACAGTCCTTTTGTATGTATACTGGCACAGCTGTGCTCTTCTGCTACTTGTACAACATCACCTTCTTTGGTGCATTTCTGGCACTGAATGGAAGACGTGAAAAGAGCAACAGACATTGGCTGACCTGCATGAAGGTTCCAGAACCAGTGGAGAATTCTGAAAAGTATAATATCTGCTGTGTAGGGGGAGCTTATGATCATGGAACGGGAAAAGAGGAACCAATGCCAATTAACAACTTCTTTAAGACGTACTATGGTCCATTTCTAACAAATAATTGGACCAAGGGGTTTGTGATCCTGCTCTATGCTGGATATTTGGGCTCAAGCATCTATGGTTGCTTCCAAATCAAAGAGGGCATAGACCTTAAAAACCTAGCAGCTGATAGCTCATATGTGGGAAGCTATTACGATAATGAGGATGAATTCTTTTCAGAGTATGGTCCAAATGTTATGGTTGTTGTGACAGACAGTGAGTTTCAATATTGGAATGAAAGTGCTCGGAATAGTCTTGATGTTTGTCTCAAAAGTTTTGAAGATCTGAAACTGGATGGTCGATCATTGATTGCTAAAGATATGACCTTATCTTGGCTTCATATATATGTGAACTCAAGGGCAGTTACAAATCCAAATGACCAAACTGTTTTCATGAATAGTTTACCTGCATTTTTACAACCATCAGGTTTCACACAAGATGTGAATTTTACAGACAACACAATATATGCCTCACGTATGTTCATTCAGACAGTCAATGTCAGTACAGCTGTTGATGAAAAGAACATGTTGAATGAGCTTCGAGAGACAGCTAATGATTGTCCAGTAAAGTTGGTTGTTTACCACCCTGCGTTCATATACTTTGACCAATATGCAGTCATTGTTAGTAACACCATCCAAAACATTGTAGTTGCCACTCTTGCCATGCTGGTGATCTCCCTCCTGTTGATTCCCAACCCAATATGTTCTCTGTGGGTGACCTTTGCCATTGCCTCTGTCATAGTGGGTGTTGCTGGTTTCATGGCATTTTGGCATGTCAATCTAGACTCTGTATCCATGATTAATCTTATCATCTGCATCGGTTTCTCAGTGGACTTTTCCGCTCACATTTCCTATGCCTTTGTCTCTAGCAATAAGAGAACTGCTAATGAGAAGGCCATAGATGCTGTCTATCACTTGGGCTATCCTATCATACAAGGAGCTGTGTCTACTATCTTAGGAGTGGTGGCCCTGTGTGCAGCTGAGAGCTACATCTTCAGAACCTTCTTTAAGATCATGTTCTTGGTCATTTCGTTCGGGGTACTTCATGGCATCGTTTTCATCCCTGTGTTTTTGACCTTCTTTGGAATCTGTGGAGACAAAGTTGGTAATAAAGAAGATGTGAAAGGTAGACCTATCACCTTGTCTCAAATAGGTCACATGTTGGTCACTCAAACCAGGTGA